In Mobula hypostoma chromosome 13, sMobHyp1.1, whole genome shotgun sequence, the following are encoded in one genomic region:
- the zwilch gene encoding protein zwilch homolog isoform X1 translates to MESAVLRSARSFLTFLLGLCEEEKKGKLKGPVLFEDDVQVHIVDEVNKSPLHAFWKENASVFIAEKAPPKQDEAYMDTSADDETSKVISSKLEDVGPLPLSSMKARQLASWYTLAHNLHLSELINGSVPTALPVLWVRCDGSDREGTVWFGAEPVKTGKDITSMVFHTVTCSGPIVDKSSFTTLEKLKISHKDRHLCSAVTTKGYARYDLFGVSMLENTIIEPQSSIVVDLTWNTVVKILEVPPLTSVATLNIKVEPGDPRSPVFQVYKELAFLLVLAEGLKTGETEWPEVLEEKTAVEAVQELIKDVKNQITVSQHQPERTDIEKLKSDEAAVESTIYSSFIPERGDLDFAEQLWTRMRKTVSSYQDVVDCLTLVIRHLQSKDIQPWIHKGSNSSFSKLIQQSYQSAMPTVSVNGLTAIRMLLEIGLDKLQRDYINYFIGQELTTLNYLDYFINSTVNFEDQILRLQKLHHMLELVVSCSAFLTLSHENLFALTQSCSKYYKDNALDEHHVFQLPIRPTAINAFFENENPTMWRMEITSGHGQKELKTIWQLNARPPVDHVTFTSPDLPIEDISLNGDYEETFYYNTVIRCSQAHSL, encoded by the exons ACTTTGTGAGGAAGAGAAGAAAGGAAAGTTGAAGGGTCCTGTGCTATTTGAG GATGATGTTCAAGTGCACATTGTAGATGAAGTGAATAAAAGTCCTTTGCACGCATTCTGGAAGGAGAATGCGTCGGTGTTCATAGCAGAAAAGGCA CCACCTAAACAGGATGAAGCCTACATGGATACCTCTGCAGATGATGAAACCAGCAAGGTAATATCCAGCAAGTTAGAGGATGTGGGCCCATTGCCTCTTTCGAGTATGAAAGCAAG ACAGTTAGCTTCCTGGTACACATTGGCGCATAATCTGCACCTGTCAGAATTGATTAACGGCAGTGTACCTACTGCATTACCTGTGCTATGGGTTAGATGTGATGGCTCTGATCGTGAAGGCACTGTTTGGTTTGGAGCTGAACCTGTTAAAACTGGGAAGGACATTACGTCAATGGTTTTCCATACCGTCACATGCTCTG GACCAATTGTTGACAAGAGCAGTTTCACAACCTTAGAAAAATTGAAAATTTCCCACAAGGACAGACATCTTTGTTCTGCT GTAACAACTAAAGGCTATGCACGCTATGACTTGTTTGGTGTCTCCATGTTGGAGAATACCATCATAGAGCCACAGAGTAGCATTGTGGTGGATTTAACTTGGAACACTGTGGTTAAAATCCTAGAAGTCCCCCCACTCACATCGGTTGCCACCTTG AATATCAAAGTGGAGCCTGGAGATCCGAGAAGTCCTGTCTTTCAAGTATACAAGGAGCTAGCATTTCTCCTT GTTTTAGCAGAAGGATTGAAGACAGGTGAAACCGAGTGGCCCGAGGTTCTGGAGGAAAAAACGGCGGTTGAAGCTGTGCAAGAGTTAATCAAAG ATGTAAAGAACCAAATCACTGTCTCTCAGCATCAGCCAGAGAGAACTGACATAGAG AAATTGAAAAGTGATGAAGCAGCTGTAGAATCAACCATCTATTCATCATTTATACCTGAACGTGGAGATCTTGATTTTGCAGAGCAGCTCTGGACTAGAATGAGAAAAA CTGTTTCTTCGTACCAAGATGTGGTAGATTGCTTAACACTAGTTATCAGGCATTTACAAAGCAAGGATATTCAACCATGG ATTCATAAGGGTAGCAACAGTTCTTTCAGCAAACTAATCCAGCAGTCTTATCAAAGTGCTATGCCCACTGTCTCTGTTAATGGATTAACTGCTATCCGAATGCTTTTGGAGATAGGTCTGGACAAATTGCAGAGGGATTACATTAACTATTTTATTG GTCAAGAACTCACCACTTTGAATTACTTG GATTACTTTATAAATTCCACGGTAAATTTTGAGGACCAGATTCTCCGTCTCCAAAAACTCCATCATATGCTCGAGCTGGTAGTGAGTTGCAGTGCTTTCCTCACCTTGAGCCATGAGAATCTCTTTGCGTTGACACA GTCCTGCTCTAAATACTACAAAGATAATGCACTGGATGAACATCATGTTTTCCAATTGCCAATCAGACCCACGGCCATCAATGCTTTCTTTGAGAA TGAAAATCCCACCATGTGGAGAATGGAGATCACCAGTGGCCACGGGCAGAAAGAATTAAAGACGATATGGCAGTTGAACGCCAGGCCACCAGTGGACCATGTGACATTTACTAGCCCAg atCTGCCAATTGAGGATATATCACTGAATGGTGATTACGAGGAGACATTTTACTACAACACAGTGATTAGGTGTAGTCAAGCACATTCCCTGTAA
- the zwilch gene encoding protein zwilch homolog isoform X2 → MDTSADDETSKVISSKLEDVGPLPLSSMKARQLASWYTLAHNLHLSELINGSVPTALPVLWVRCDGSDREGTVWFGAEPVKTGKDITSMVFHTVTCSGPIVDKSSFTTLEKLKISHKDRHLCSAVTTKGYARYDLFGVSMLENTIIEPQSSIVVDLTWNTVVKILEVPPLTSVATLNIKVEPGDPRSPVFQVYKELAFLLVLAEGLKTGETEWPEVLEEKTAVEAVQELIKDVKNQITVSQHQPERTDIEKLKSDEAAVESTIYSSFIPERGDLDFAEQLWTRMRKTVSSYQDVVDCLTLVIRHLQSKDIQPWIHKGSNSSFSKLIQQSYQSAMPTVSVNGLTAIRMLLEIGLDKLQRDYINYFIGQELTTLNYLDYFINSTVNFEDQILRLQKLHHMLELVVSCSAFLTLSHENLFALTQSCSKYYKDNALDEHHVFQLPIRPTAINAFFENENPTMWRMEITSGHGQKELKTIWQLNARPPVDHVTFTSPDLPIEDISLNGDYEETFYYNTVIRCSQAHSL, encoded by the exons ATGGATACCTCTGCAGATGATGAAACCAGCAAGGTAATATCCAGCAAGTTAGAGGATGTGGGCCCATTGCCTCTTTCGAGTATGAAAGCAAG ACAGTTAGCTTCCTGGTACACATTGGCGCATAATCTGCACCTGTCAGAATTGATTAACGGCAGTGTACCTACTGCATTACCTGTGCTATGGGTTAGATGTGATGGCTCTGATCGTGAAGGCACTGTTTGGTTTGGAGCTGAACCTGTTAAAACTGGGAAGGACATTACGTCAATGGTTTTCCATACCGTCACATGCTCTG GACCAATTGTTGACAAGAGCAGTTTCACAACCTTAGAAAAATTGAAAATTTCCCACAAGGACAGACATCTTTGTTCTGCT GTAACAACTAAAGGCTATGCACGCTATGACTTGTTTGGTGTCTCCATGTTGGAGAATACCATCATAGAGCCACAGAGTAGCATTGTGGTGGATTTAACTTGGAACACTGTGGTTAAAATCCTAGAAGTCCCCCCACTCACATCGGTTGCCACCTTG AATATCAAAGTGGAGCCTGGAGATCCGAGAAGTCCTGTCTTTCAAGTATACAAGGAGCTAGCATTTCTCCTT GTTTTAGCAGAAGGATTGAAGACAGGTGAAACCGAGTGGCCCGAGGTTCTGGAGGAAAAAACGGCGGTTGAAGCTGTGCAAGAGTTAATCAAAG ATGTAAAGAACCAAATCACTGTCTCTCAGCATCAGCCAGAGAGAACTGACATAGAG AAATTGAAAAGTGATGAAGCAGCTGTAGAATCAACCATCTATTCATCATTTATACCTGAACGTGGAGATCTTGATTTTGCAGAGCAGCTCTGGACTAGAATGAGAAAAA CTGTTTCTTCGTACCAAGATGTGGTAGATTGCTTAACACTAGTTATCAGGCATTTACAAAGCAAGGATATTCAACCATGG ATTCATAAGGGTAGCAACAGTTCTTTCAGCAAACTAATCCAGCAGTCTTATCAAAGTGCTATGCCCACTGTCTCTGTTAATGGATTAACTGCTATCCGAATGCTTTTGGAGATAGGTCTGGACAAATTGCAGAGGGATTACATTAACTATTTTATTG GTCAAGAACTCACCACTTTGAATTACTTG GATTACTTTATAAATTCCACGGTAAATTTTGAGGACCAGATTCTCCGTCTCCAAAAACTCCATCATATGCTCGAGCTGGTAGTGAGTTGCAGTGCTTTCCTCACCTTGAGCCATGAGAATCTCTTTGCGTTGACACA GTCCTGCTCTAAATACTACAAAGATAATGCACTGGATGAACATCATGTTTTCCAATTGCCAATCAGACCCACGGCCATCAATGCTTTCTTTGAGAA TGAAAATCCCACCATGTGGAGAATGGAGATCACCAGTGGCCACGGGCAGAAAGAATTAAAGACGATATGGCAGTTGAACGCCAGGCCACCAGTGGACCATGTGACATTTACTAGCCCAg atCTGCCAATTGAGGATATATCACTGAATGGTGATTACGAGGAGACATTTTACTACAACACAGTGATTAGGTGTAGTCAAGCACATTCCCTGTAA